The Chitinophagales bacterium genomic interval AGAGGAGGATTGGGAAAGCACTGTTAAAACCAAGGAATTTGGCACCAAAACAAGAGCTGAAGCATTTGGCAGAGTTGTTTCCCATACAGCCTATCACGCAGGACAAATTTCAATAATCAATAAATACGGAAACCATTAAAACTTATAAAATGAAAACATCAAACATCGCTTTATCACTAATTATGCTATTGTTTTTTTCGTGCAGTAGCGAGGCACAAACCGGAAACAAACAAGCAACAAATTCAGCTTCCAATGAAAAAATTGAAGTCATTCAATTTCATTCTGAAAATCGCTGTAGAACCTGCCTAACAATTGAAGAGTTGGCACGCCAAACTGTTGAAAATTATAGTGACATATCCTTTTCATTAGTCAATGTGGACGACAAAGCAAATGAGGAAAAAGCAGATGCATTTGAGGCATTTGGCACGGCCTTATTTCTCTATA includes:
- a CDS encoding nitrophenyl compound nitroreductase subunit ArsF family protein, which codes for MKTSNIALSLIMLLFFSCSSEAQTGNKQATNSASNEKIEVIQFHSENRCRTCLTIEELARQTVENYSDISFSLVNVDDKANEEKADAFEAFGTALFLYNPETGAKKELTDFAFMNAGNKEKFIAGLQKEIDQFIE